One region of Malania oleifera isolate guangnan ecotype guangnan chromosome 6, ASM2987363v1, whole genome shotgun sequence genomic DNA includes:
- the LOC131157008 gene encoding protein FAR1-RELATED SEQUENCE 9-like, whose protein sequence is MRASNAGKQAIDEYYNVDEHLAHVLDDLPQNFEFRVGMVFPSELEAYHTYVAYALGKGFGVRKDKTCRNAKGEITRRTFVCNCEGYPPFTPAHEQKKYERLEERCGCLARIKFKVENGAFEVLEYNSDHNHAFIPENKKHLIRCGRMVSDPCKGVLANMAKAGMGGTKAHKVSANEAEEENDFGLIMRKRQNVLQSRSNTIGGGDRQSLRSSTISAGDWLSHRSNTISGADSQSLLNHFKSKQMQNPMFFYAVQVNGEGRLTNFFWRDSLSKVEYDCFRDVVLFDTTYRTHKYNMVCASFVGVNHHWKNVLFGCALLLDETIDSFVWLFETVLEAMGNKVPKIIFTGQDQAISNAIQKVLPNTQHRLCVWHIAKNAAQNIPYLFGKPEFKDKYFFKLLHGCETEQEFESTWKKMEEKWGTSDNKWLQGLYELRFKWSAAFSRDIFSFDIRSLQRSEGAYNVFQQISANTMDLIKFVHCYEEEVKRMREVEVQDDCNSQDKPKLFVRNNKILTHAASVYTHAIFYKFQDEFLQSMSEWVLNTSSVGTVHNYTLACQDGQRHHVRFNSNDCAITCSCKLFESKGWLCRHALCVLNANITISEIPSAYVLRRWTKGAKVEVMQSDCLWGPENLSQYNHFGKLMLKALMVIALAAENEDTFKIALGHLETLMDEIRKQKSARVCADDDNQPAQPLENHNMPFTSLLSQGSSSSYQYPTSNVPSDFEGLEDCLSQDGL, encoded by the exons ATGAGAGCGTCGAATGCAGGCAAGCAGGCGATAGACG AATACTACAATGTTGATGAGCACCTTGCCCATGTCTTGGATGATCTTCCGCAAAACTTTGAGTTCAGAGTTGGTATGGTTTTTCCTAGTGAGCTTGAAGCATATCACACTTATGTTGCATATGCATTAGGTAAGGGTTTTGGAGTTCGGAAGGATAAAACTTGCAGGAATGCCAAGGGTGAGATCACGCGACGTACCTTTGTGTGCAACTGTGAGGGATATCCTCCATTTACTCCAGCCCATGAACAAAAGAAGTATGAGAGATTAGAAGAAAGGTGTGGGTGCCTTGCTCGTATCAAGTTTAAAGTAGAAAATGGTGCTTTTGAGGTACTGGAGTACAATTCTGATCACAATCATGCGTTTATCCCTGAAAATAAAAAACATTTAATAAGATGTGGGAGGATGGTATCTGATCCTTGTAAAGGTGTTCTTGCTAATATGGCAAAAGCTGGCATGGGAGGGACCAAGGCACACAAAGTCTCAGCAAATGAGGCTGAAGAGGAAAATGATTTTGGGTTAATAATGCGTAAGCGACAGAATGTTTTGCAATCACGATCAAATACTATTGGTGGAGGTGATAGGCAATCTCTAAGATCAAGCACTATCAGTGCAGGAGACTGGCTATCTCACAGATCAAATACAATCAGTGGTGCTGATAGTCAAAGCTTGTTAAATCATTTCAAAAGCAAGCAGATGCAAAACCCAATGTTTTTTTATGCAGTGCAAGTTAATGGGGAAGGTAGGTTGACTAATTTTTTTTGGAGAGATAGTCTGTCCAAAGTTGAATATGATTGTTTTAGAGACGTGGTTCTCTTTGATACAACTTATCGCACTCACAAATATAACATGGTATGTGCTTCATTTGTTGGAGTCAATCATCATTGGAAGAATGTTTTGTTTGGTTGTGCACTTTTATTGGATGAGACTATTGATTCATTTGTGTGGTTGTTTGAAACTGTTTTGGAGGCAATGGGAAATAAGGTGcctaaaattatttttactggCCAAGACCAAGCAATCTCAAATGCCATTCAAAAAGTTTTACCTAATACACAACATCGCTTGTGTGTTTGGCATATTGCAAAAAATGCGGCCCAAAACATCCCTTATCTATTTGGAAAACCAGAATTTAAGgataaatatttctttaaactctTGCATGGTTGTGAAACGGAGCAAGAATTTGAATCTACTTGGAAGAAAATGGAAGAGAAATGGGGCACCAGCGACAATAAGTGGCTTCAAGGACTATATGAACTTAGATTTAAATGGAGTGCAGCCTTTAGTCGTGACatcttttcatttgacattagGTCCCTCCAGAGAAGTGAGGGTGCATACAATGTTTTTCAACAAATATCAGCCAATACAATGGACCTTATTAAATTTGTGCATTGCTATGAAGAAGAGGTGAAGCGGATGAGGGAGGTTGAAGTGCAAGATGATTGTAATTCACAGGATAAACCTAAACTATTTGTGAGGAATAATAAAATTTTGACACATGCAGCTTCTGTGTATACCCATGCCATATTTTATAAGTTCCAGGATGAATTTTTGCAGAGTATGTCCGAATGGGTTTTGAACACTTCTAGTGTTGGAACAGTTCACAACTACACTCTAGCATGTCAGGATGGTCAAAGACACCATGTGAGATTTAACTCTAATGATTGTGCTATTACTTGCAGCTGTAAGTTGTTTGAGTCAAAAGGGTGGTTGTGCCGACATGCATTGTGTGTTTTGAATGCTAATATAACCATTTCAGAGATTCCCAGCGCTTACGTTTTAAGGAGATGGACCAAAGGTGCTAAGGTAGAGGTTATGCAAAGTGATTGTCTTTGGGGGCCAGAAAATTTATCCCAGTACAATCATTTTGGCAAGTTAATGCTAAAAGCTTTGATGGTTATTGCTTTGGCTGCTGAAAATGAAGATACATTCAAAATTGCATTGGGACATTTGGAGACATTAATGGATGAAATTAGAAAACAGAAATCGGCCCGGGTTTGTGCTGATGACGATAACCAACCTGCCCAGCCGCTTGAAAATCATAACATGCCATTCACTTCCCTTTTGAGCCAG ggATCTTCATCCTCTTATCAATATCCGACTTCAAACGTGCCAAGTGATTTTGAAGGGCTTGAGGATTGTTTGTCACAAGATGGACTATGA